From Micromonospora rhizosphaerae, the proteins below share one genomic window:
- a CDS encoding carbohydrate ABC transporter permease: MTIGKPRRRPSAGSVLAYGVVLVYAAAMVLPLYYVIISAFKTNETIFDAPITPPTNFTFDEFTRADENVNMTSALLNSAVITIGAGIVALVLAVLAAYGIARKRSRFASAAETSFGLAFLIPGLAVLIPVYLLAVKTHLIHTPRLYLVLFYTATTLPLSVLILVPFFRSIPREIEESATMDGAGWLTVLRYIMLPLVAPGVSTVAILNFLGVWNEYLFASVLTTEASRTVQVALPFLQDPRGANFALLSAGVVITLLPVYVTYVILQRRMQEALVAGSVKG; the protein is encoded by the coding sequence ATGACGATCGGCAAACCGCGGCGCCGGCCCAGCGCCGGGTCGGTCCTCGCTTACGGCGTAGTTCTTGTGTATGCGGCCGCAATGGTGCTACCGCTGTACTACGTCATAATCAGCGCGTTCAAAACCAACGAGACCATCTTTGACGCGCCGATCACGCCACCCACCAACTTCACGTTCGACGAGTTCACGCGAGCCGATGAGAACGTCAACATGACCTCGGCGCTGCTCAATTCAGCCGTAATCACCATCGGCGCCGGGATCGTGGCGCTCGTGCTGGCGGTGTTGGCTGCGTACGGTATCGCCCGGAAGCGGTCACGGTTCGCCTCCGCGGCCGAGACCAGCTTTGGGCTCGCCTTCCTGATCCCCGGACTGGCCGTCCTGATACCGGTCTACCTGTTAGCGGTCAAGACCCACCTGATCCACACGCCCCGGTTATACCTCGTCCTTTTCTACACAGCCACGACGCTGCCACTGTCGGTACTCATCCTCGTCCCGTTCTTCCGTTCGATCCCGCGCGAGATCGAGGAGTCGGCCACTATGGACGGCGCCGGCTGGTTGACCGTCCTGCGCTACATCATGCTGCCGCTCGTCGCACCTGGAGTCTCCACCGTCGCGATCCTGAACTTCCTCGGCGTCTGGAACGAGTACTTGTTCGCGTCGGTGCTGACCACGGAAGCGTCACGTACCGTGCAGGTCGCGCTGCCATTCCTGCAGGACCCCCGCGGCGCGAACTTCGCGTTGCTGTCCGCCGGCGTCGTGATTACCCTGCTGCCGGTGTACGTCACCTATGTGATCCTGCAGCGCCGCATGCAAGAAGCGCTCGTCGCAGGGTCGGTCAAGGGCTGA
- a CDS encoding carbohydrate ABC transporter permease, protein MAVVAATPRAPSDRRRRTWVPAALVTSPALLWYAAFMVAPLVSMFVLSLFEWNSLLATPRYGGLANFERLLDDPLIRTAAKNSLVYVGVSLVLMIPLAFLLGYFLSRKPPGYRVLSVIFFTPGIVSVSARAMMFIGMYQPEGIINKVLEFTGLDGLTRIWLADGQTALWAVIGVELWAGIGFTGVIFASALTAVPEEVYEAARIDGAPTWTIIWRIAYPMTRDFVGLMTMLQFLWLLLGSAQNILLLTKGGPGSSSMTLAYYLYDQAFVSTRLGYSQAIGVLLFVVGFAGMLAIRRAFRTRER, encoded by the coding sequence ATGGCAGTAGTAGCGGCGACACCGCGGGCGCCCAGTGACCGCCGGCGGCGGACCTGGGTGCCCGCGGCGCTGGTGACCTCCCCGGCGCTGCTGTGGTACGCGGCGTTCATGGTCGCGCCGCTGGTGAGCATGTTCGTGTTGAGTCTGTTCGAGTGGAACAGCCTGCTCGCCACGCCCCGGTACGGCGGCCTGGCGAACTTCGAACGCCTCCTCGACGACCCGCTCATCCGCACCGCGGCGAAGAACAGCCTCGTCTACGTCGGCGTCTCGCTAGTGCTGATGATCCCGCTTGCGTTCCTGCTCGGGTACTTCCTGAGCCGCAAACCGCCGGGCTACCGAGTGCTCAGCGTCATCTTCTTCACGCCTGGCATCGTCTCGGTGTCGGCGCGGGCCATGATGTTCATCGGCATGTACCAGCCGGAGGGGATCATCAACAAGGTCCTCGAGTTCACCGGCCTGGACGGGCTGACCCGGATCTGGCTGGCCGACGGCCAGACCGCGCTGTGGGCAGTGATCGGCGTCGAACTGTGGGCCGGGATCGGCTTCACCGGCGTGATCTTCGCGTCGGCCCTGACCGCGGTGCCAGAGGAGGTCTATGAGGCCGCCCGGATCGACGGAGCACCGACCTGGACGATCATCTGGCGCATCGCCTATCCGATGACCCGCGACTTCGTCGGCCTGATGACCATGCTGCAGTTCCTCTGGCTCCTGCTCGGCTCGGCGCAGAACATCCTGCTGCTGACCAAAGGCGGACCCGGGTCGTCCTCGATGACGCTCGCGTACTACCTGTACGACCAGGCGTTCGTCTCCACCCGACTCGGCTACAGCCAGGCGATTGGCGTACTGCTGTTCGTCGTCGGCTTCGCCGGCATGCTGGCGATCCGCCGAGCCTTCCGTACCAGGGAAAGATGA
- a CDS encoding ABC transporter substrate-binding protein, with protein MRAKRTLLALALPFALLLPAACGGADEGGGDSGTLRILTNLPDSDSKGKQLTTIIANFQKANPGVKIEREDAPAPEEAHNRYEQAKLAGNEPDIVITNLFGKPTSWLDNGATVDVAKDAKDWGLESLFLPEALNAWRKPDGRLQGFPWEGFTWPVWYNLDLLNKAGVAKVPTTTDELIDATKKLRAAGIQPIVTGGKDWSGNKLFSLIVESMTTDEQALAAFRDGAWDTPEVKAGIELFTKLRDAGVFTDSAEGLTADQQRSTFGAGKAAIMHGGSWDYGSADIPTAKNANIELGGFPLAPSSTRQKPVIYTDFTATGVWISPKGQDKAATVEKFVKHLYTPESLGLLVEAGALAPVADDKVKVDKSTLPKLYVQASEKLKATTEVAVLSDVHVPTKSQTGFERATSLAFTPGTSADDIIKALKQAWQ; from the coding sequence ATGAGAGCAAAGAGAACGCTTCTGGCGCTGGCGCTGCCCTTCGCCCTGCTACTTCCCGCAGCCTGCGGCGGAGCGGACGAGGGCGGTGGCGACAGCGGCACCCTGCGCATCCTCACCAACCTGCCCGACAGCGACTCGAAGGGCAAACAGCTGACCACGATCATCGCGAACTTCCAGAAGGCCAACCCCGGCGTGAAGATCGAACGGGAGGACGCGCCGGCGCCCGAGGAGGCGCACAACCGGTACGAGCAGGCGAAGCTCGCCGGCAACGAACCCGACATCGTCATCACCAACCTGTTCGGCAAACCCACGTCCTGGCTCGACAACGGCGCCACCGTGGACGTCGCGAAGGACGCCAAGGACTGGGGTCTGGAGTCCCTGTTCCTGCCGGAGGCGCTGAACGCGTGGCGCAAGCCGGACGGCAGGCTGCAGGGCTTCCCGTGGGAAGGGTTCACCTGGCCGGTCTGGTACAACCTCGACCTGCTCAATAAGGCGGGCGTCGCGAAGGTCCCCACGACGACCGACGAGCTGATCGACGCCACCAAGAAGCTCCGCGCGGCGGGCATTCAGCCGATCGTCACCGGTGGCAAGGACTGGAGCGGCAACAAGCTGTTCTCGCTGATCGTGGAGTCCATGACGACCGACGAGCAGGCGCTCGCAGCGTTCCGCGACGGTGCTTGGGACACCCCGGAGGTCAAGGCCGGGATCGAACTGTTCACGAAGCTGCGTGATGCCGGCGTGTTCACCGACAGCGCCGAGGGCCTGACGGCCGACCAGCAGCGCAGCACCTTCGGCGCCGGCAAGGCGGCCATCATGCACGGCGGTTCCTGGGACTACGGCAGCGCCGACATCCCGACGGCGAAGAACGCGAACATCGAGCTCGGTGGCTTCCCGCTCGCGCCAAGTAGCACCCGGCAGAAGCCGGTCATCTACACCGACTTCACCGCTACCGGTGTCTGGATCAGCCCCAAGGGCCAGGACAAGGCCGCGACCGTGGAGAAGTTCGTCAAGCACCTCTACACGCCCGAGTCGCTCGGTCTGCTCGTCGAGGCCGGCGCCCTCGCCCCCGTGGCGGACGACAAGGTCAAGGTCGACAAGAGCACTCTCCCCAAGCTGTACGTCCAGGCGTCCGAGAAGCTCAAGGCGACGACCGAGGTCGCCGTACTGTCCGACGTGCACGTTCCGACGAAGTCCCAGACCGGATTCGAGCGAGCCACCAGCCTGGCCTTCACGCCGGGCACATCGGCCGACGACATCATTAAGGCGCTCAAGCAGGCATGGCAGTAG